Proteins co-encoded in one Acidiferrobacteraceae bacterium genomic window:
- a CDS encoding glycosyltransferase family 2 protein, translated as MDPAIIVFWFSVGFVVYTYFVYPILIFAIARTRREVIADPVSVRDWPTVAVVVPVYNGREHLERKLRTLRGIQYPEDRIRFIFVSDGSTDGSDAWLSQQPDVEALCFHERQGKPNALNAAVGNAQGEIILFTDVRQEIDPPALRFLVASLLQPGIGAVSGELVLRDALTGEGHNIGLYWRYEKWIRRQESRAFATIGVTGALYVLRRKDYEPLPADTLLDDFEVPARVLRHGQRVLFDPRAHVFDSPQEDSRRERIRKVRTLTGNFQAFARNVWLFHPLRNPVFLQFLSHKVFRLLVPYAMVSAYLSNWWLDGLLYQLMALAQTLFYIGGVAGMSLPSLRKHRLVSFVVVFLELNWAAVLALQNYLMGRIEVRWEKT; from the coding sequence CGCGCAGAGAAGTGATTGCGGATCCGGTGAGCGTGCGTGACTGGCCCACCGTGGCAGTGGTTGTCCCGGTGTACAACGGACGGGAACACCTTGAACGCAAGTTGAGAACACTTCGAGGGATACAGTATCCAGAGGACCGCATCCGTTTCATTTTCGTGTCAGACGGGTCGACCGATGGAAGCGACGCATGGCTGTCGCAGCAACCGGATGTCGAGGCCCTGTGTTTTCATGAACGGCAAGGGAAGCCCAACGCCCTGAATGCCGCCGTCGGGAACGCGCAGGGCGAAATCATACTGTTTACCGATGTGCGCCAGGAAATCGATCCACCGGCATTGCGCTTTCTGGTAGCCAGTCTGCTGCAACCGGGCATTGGCGCCGTCAGCGGTGAACTGGTCCTGCGCGACGCCTTGACGGGGGAGGGCCACAATATTGGCCTGTACTGGCGGTATGAGAAATGGATCCGCCGGCAGGAGAGCCGGGCCTTTGCGACCATTGGTGTAACGGGAGCACTGTATGTCCTGCGGAGAAAGGACTACGAGCCGCTCCCTGCGGACACGCTACTGGACGACTTTGAGGTACCCGCTCGTGTGTTGCGACACGGTCAGAGAGTGCTGTTTGATCCGCGTGCGCACGTATTCGATTCTCCCCAGGAGGACAGCCGGCGCGAGCGCATCCGCAAGGTGCGAACGCTCACGGGAAACTTTCAGGCATTTGCCCGAAACGTGTGGCTGTTTCATCCCCTGCGGAACCCCGTATTTCTTCAGTTCCTTTCGCACAAGGTATTTAGGCTGTTGGTGCCCTACGCGATGGTGAGCGCATACCTGAGCAACTGGTGGCTGGATGGACTCCTTTACCAGTTGATGGCTTTGGCGCAGACTCTATTCTATATAGGTGGGGTTGCCGGAATGTCATTGCCTTCCCTGCGCAAGCATCGTCTTGTGAGTTTTGTCGTGGTATTTCTGGAACTGAATTGGGCGGCGGTGCTCGCGCTGCAGAACTACCTCATGGGGCGAATTGAGGTTCGGTGGGAAAAAACATGA
- a CDS encoding polysaccharide deacetylase family protein, whose amino-acid sequence MSIVVLMYHALYRGEAEWDSLAAEERPYAVASEVFEQQLDALSAAGIPVLDPEELLGHSSGAWPKKGVVLTFDDGHESFYRHAFPLLRKRGYRAIFFITSDLVEARDDFCSWDALREMADQGNWIQAHGKTHRFLSDLSRQEATEELSVPARVIAAHTGQPIQSISFPGGRFGAREIELGRTLGYRSFFGSFVGVLRQPAKEGSAIPRIAIRHNTNLGTFVALAKGSEIAVLPRQLAYRLKNYVRSLLGNRIYHGLYRKLSS is encoded by the coding sequence ATGAGCATCGTCGTCCTCATGTACCATGCACTCTATCGTGGTGAAGCGGAATGGGACTCGCTTGCAGCGGAGGAGCGACCCTACGCGGTCGCGAGCGAGGTGTTTGAGCAACAGCTCGATGCCTTGTCGGCCGCCGGTATCCCCGTTCTCGATCCGGAGGAGTTGCTGGGCCATTCGTCAGGGGCATGGCCAAAGAAGGGGGTCGTACTGACCTTCGATGATGGTCACGAGAGTTTCTACCGCCACGCATTCCCGCTTCTTCGGAAGCGCGGATACCGTGCCATATTCTTCATCACATCGGATCTTGTGGAAGCGCGCGACGATTTCTGTAGCTGGGACGCACTTCGCGAGATGGCGGACCAGGGAAACTGGATCCAGGCTCACGGGAAAACCCATCGGTTCCTCTCCGATCTTTCCCGGCAGGAGGCGACGGAAGAACTCTCTGTGCCGGCACGGGTGATAGCAGCGCACACGGGCCAGCCGATCCAGTCGATATCATTCCCCGGCGGGCGCTTCGGCGCACGGGAGATAGAACTGGGAAGGACTCTTGGATACCGATCTTTCTTTGGTTCCTTCGTTGGTGTATTGCGGCAACCGGCAAAGGAAGGAAGTGCAATCCCGCGGATCGCGATCCGGCACAACACGAATCTGGGAACATTTGTCGCACTCGCGAAAGGAAGCGAAATCGCGGTCTTGCCACGCCAATTGGCTTATCGGCTAAAGAACTACGTCAGAAGCCTTCTCGGAAACCGGATCTACCATGGCCTATACCGGAAACTTTCCAGTTGA